The proteins below come from a single Drosophila miranda strain MSH22 chromosome Y unlocalized genomic scaffold, D.miranda_PacBio2.1 Contig_Y1_pilon, whole genome shotgun sequence genomic window:
- the LOC117189412 gene encoding uncharacterized protein LOC117189412 codes for MSDLVGTEEFSAAQLREWLEYLNLPKGGSKAAMAARLNEIPVELRGQGPPAAETCENEREDEAAADQDSTKSERKEKNEKAPQAPGHNNNHGEYRAEVEMLKLQIELLKLQSETEKEGRGENTTPAASNDAGVMLLNAAKDMLPTYHGNISGNNDDVTTWIAQFKAVAKVNKLKDEKLLMLLMSKLKDKALVWLHSSPEHMSLPIDQLLNVMEDTFHPKESKLLLRRKFESRSWARGEEFSMYFNAKVSLASRIVIDDEEFIDGVIEGIPDVGLRRQAHMQCFGAPYQLLKAFEKIMLPKKYGSTEGANTGASPTPIRCYNCTSLRPVAGECRKPKRERGACYGCGSMSHQVSHCDEKKYKIASSTQGAQ; via the exons ATGTCGGACTTGGTCGGCACGGAGGAGTTCTCGGCCGCCCAGCTGCGCGAATGGCTGGAGTACCTCAATCTAccaaaaggtggaagcaaggcTGCCATGGCAGCGAGACTTAACGAAATACCAGTAGAGCTGCGGGGACAGGGACCACCGGCAGCCGAAACATGCGAGAACGAGAGGGAAGATGAGGCGGCCGCAGATCAAGACTCGACGAAGAGCGAACGCAAAGAGAAGAACGAAAAAGCACCGCAAGCGCCTgggcacaacaacaaccatgGCGAATATCGAGCAGAGGTTGAAATGTTAAAACTGCAAAtcgagctgctgaagctgcagAGCGAGACGGAGAAGGAAGGGAGAGGAGAGAACACAACACCAGCCGCCAGCAATGACGCTGGCGTCATGTTGCTAAATGCCGCCAAAGACATGTTGCCAACATATCATGGCAACATTTCTGGAAACAACGATGACGTCACAACTTGGATCGCGCAGTTTAAGGCCGTCGCAAAAGTGAACAAACTGAAGGATGAGAAGCTACTAATGCTGCTAATGTCGAAGCTTAAGGACAAAGCATTGGTGTGGCTGCATTCGAGTCCGGAGCACATGTCGCTGCCAATCGATCAATTGTTGAACGTCATGGAAGACACTTTCCATCCCAAGGAAAGCAAACTGTTGCTCCGTCGCAAGTTCGAGTCCCGTTCATGGGCACGTGGCGAGGAGTTCTCGATGTACTTCAACGCCAAAGTGTCGCTGGCATCCCGCATAGTCATTGACGACGAGGAGTTTATTGACGGAGTCATCGAAGGTATCCCAGATGTAGGCCTGCGTAGGCAAGCCCACATGCAGTGCTTTGGCGCTCCATATCAACTACTCAAGGCGTTCGAGAAGATCATGCTGCCAAAGAAGTACGGTTCAACTGAAGGGGCAAACACTGGAGCCTCGCCAACACCCATTCGCTGCTACAACTGCACCTCTTTGCGCCCCGTGGCAGGGGAGTGCCGCAAGCCCAAGCGCGAAAGAGGAGCGTGCTACGGATGCGGCAGCATGAGTCACCAGGTGTCACACTGTGACGAAAAGAAGTACAAG ATTGCCTCATCGACTCAGGGAGCCCAATAA
- the LOC117189414 gene encoding zinc finger protein GIS2-like, translated as MQCFGAPYQLLKAFEKIMLPKKYGSTEGANTGASPTPIRCYNCNSLGHVAGECRKPKRERGACYGCGSMSHQVSHCDEKKYKIASSTQGAQ; from the exons ATGCAGTGCTTTGGCGCTCCATATCAACTACTCAAGGCGTTCGAGAAGATCATGCTGCCAAAGAAGTACGGTTCAACTGAAGGGGCAAACACTGGAGCCTCGCCAACACCCATTCGCTGCTACAACTGCAACTCTTTGGGCCACGTGGCAGGGGAGTGCCGCAAGCCCAAGCGCGAAAGAGGAGCGTGCTACGGATGCGGCAGCATGAGTCACCAGGTGTCACACTGTGACGAAAAGAAGTACAAG ATTGCCTCATCGACTCAGGGAGCCCAATAA